The DNA region AAGCTTGTGCCGGATCCTCTTTCGGCGAAACGCGCGAACTCCAGCCCGTAAACGATCAGCACGGGGCCGGAGACCTGCCAGGTGTCCGTTGCCGAAATCGAGAACTGCCCAAGCCTCGGGGTCGCGCTGTGCCGCGAGAACGTGAAACGTCCATAGCCCATCGCAACCGATAGGCGATGCCGATCGCCCGCATGCACCGTGGTCCGGGCCGTCAAACTCTGGGGCGCTCCATTGCCATAACCAAGCTGCCCGCTTACTAAAAGATTGGCATCTTTCCCGATCTGTTCTGAGACCGCGAAATTCGCTCCTGCGAATGAGCCACCGTCGGCGTTACCGCTTGCAGTGGTCTGCGCAAACGTATTCACCGCACCGTGCAGCTCTGTAGAGCGCGCGGTCAGCGCGACAGTCGATGAGTCCGGCGCTGCCGAGACGTCCTTCTTCGTTTCATCATAATGGAAGATCGAGCCACGAACGCGGCGCGCGGCGTATTTCGAATCGAGGTTTAGATTCGTCTCGTCGCCCAGTGTGGTTATCCGTCGCAAGAATATGGAATCGAATACGGTGACCTTGTTAGGCTTCACGTCCGCCGCAAGCTCGACCGGGTCGAAGCCCTCGGCCTCAGCTTTCACGCGGTAGCGACCAGGAGTGATGCCCGCCGCGGTGAACTTTCCTTCGCCGTCGGTGCTGGCTCGCTTAACAACCTTGTCGACTTTAGCTGCTTCAGCTTCAGCCAGAACCACGACGGCAGCTCCAATCAGCGGGCTGCCGCTGCCATCCATCACAATGCCGCGTATGGATCCGCGGCCCCCGGCAGCTTGTGCTGGTACGCTGGCGTACGCGATTACTCCAACAGCGATTAGCGCCCACAGTCTTGTCGCTTGTCTCATAGGTCACCTATATCTGAGAAACAGAGGTCTAATCCGCGGTAGTCATAATTCTATCATCCGACCTCGATGTGTCAAGCAGGCCTGACTCCCTAAACCACGCCGCAAGCCGGCGAAAAGCGTGGCCGCGGTGACTCACGTCCACCTTCTCCGATCGTGTGAGTTCCGCGAAGGTCTTCTCCAACGGTTCGTAGAAAAAAATGGGGTCGAAGCCGAAACCATTTACGCCGCGTTCGGTCTTGAGAATGACCCCATGCACTTCGTCCAGAAATACCTTCTCTCCGCCTTCCCACACA from Acidobacteriota bacterium includes:
- a CDS encoding carboxypeptidase-like regulatory domain-containing protein codes for the protein MRQATRLWALIAVGVIAYASVPAQAAGGRGSIRGIVMDGSGSPLIGAAVVVLAEAEAAKVDKVVKRASTDGEGKFTAAGITPGRYRVKAEAEGFDPVELAADVKPNKVTVFDSIFLRRITTLGDETNLNLDSKYAARRVRGSIFHYDETKKDVSAAPDSSTVALTARSTELHGAVNTFAQTTASGNADGGSFAGANFAVSEQIGKDANLLVSGQLGYGNGAPQSLTARTTVHAGDRHRLSVAMGYGRFTFSRHSATPRLGQFSISATDTWQVSGPVLIVYGLEFARFAERGSGTSFLPRFGVALDAGTRTRVFAGLVPGSSSDTQSRVNLESGEIEFSEPKPVALAGGQPVMERSYRLEFGGEQILSDKSSLEMMAFFDTVSGHGVGLLAVPNDASQANPAFRSEEQSGRTRGLRVVYHRHVNKVIDGSIGYSFGEGQRLDRRGITTPANLFSNGLFHVVSTKLDANFVGTGTRVSTVLRLSPGQAVFAIDPFQGQISTYDPNLSVSLTQELPSISFIPGQWAAVIDLRNLFDQQASISDERQELVASRFHRLVRVGLSLRF